Sequence from the Blastocatellia bacterium genome:
GAGGCTCGAAGTCGGGGTCTAACACCGGGTCATTTCTCTTTCAACATGGGCGGAGGCCGCTGCGATGCCTGCGAGGGGAAAGGGACGGTTACGGTGGAAATGCAGTTTCTCGCCGACATTGAACTTGTCTGTGATGAATGCAAGGGCACCCGGTTCAAACCTTTTGTCCTCGACGTCAAATACAAAGGGAAAACCATCCACGATGTTCTCAACATGACGGTGCACGAAGCCATGCAATTTTTCGCCGATTGCCCGAGGATTCAGAAGAAACTCGCTGTCCTCGAGGAAATAGGTCTGGGATACCTGAGATTGGGCCAGTCGGCCACCACTCTTTCCGGAGGCGAAGCCCAACGGGTGAAACTGGCGGCGTATCTGGCCAGAGGGGAAAGCGAGAGAACTCTATACATTTTCGACGAACCCACCATTGGGCTACACTTCGACGACATCAATAAGTTGCTCGGCGCCTTTCGTCGCCTCCTGGCGGCGGGAGCCTCGCTTCTGGTCATCGAACACAACCTGGAGGTCATCAAGTCAGCCGATTGGATCATTGATCTGGGACCGGAAGGAGGAGAGAGAGGAGGATCGCTCGTCGCCGAAGGTCCTCCGGAACATATTGCCCGAGTACCACATTCCCACACGGGGCGGTATCTCGCTCGCGTACTCGGCTTGTGACGTCCGGGGACTTCCCGCCGGGGTGCCAGATGTGCTAGACTCAGCCCGACTTTTACGACGAGGAACATCATGATGAAAAGCGCATTTGCTTTGCTGATCGTCGGTCTTATCGCTGGTGGCGCTGGCTTCATCGTCAGCCGGATGGATCAATCGAAAAAGTCGGATCACGTGTTCACGGCACTTGACGGAAGTCGAGTTGACCTGAGCGCGCTCAAAGGTAAGATCGTTGTTCTCTCCTTTGGCGCAACCTGGTGTCCGCCTTGTTGGGAAGAACTCCCCGTTTTAGAGGAACTGGCGGAAAAATACAAAAATCATCCGGTCGCCTTCTACTGGGTGAGCATTGACGACACGGAGATGTCCGATGAAAAGCTACGCCAGGAACTGAAGGAAAAAGCTCCCCGCTTCGGCTTCCGCGTTCCTGTCTTGCGGGACCCTGAGGCCGGATTGCTCGTCGAACACAAAGTAGACGGCGTTCCCGCGTTGCTCATCTTCGACCGAGAGGGCAAGCTCGTCGGCCAACCGCATCTGGGGTTCGATGGCCGGGAAGCCTTCCTGAGGGATCTCAGTACGACCATAGACTCGCTGCTGAAGAGGATCCAACCGTGACGAATAACGCATCCGCTGTTATGGAGACGCACATCCCCGTTCTGCCGCTCCTCCGGCGGGGAAAGGTGAGGGATATTTATGCCATTGGAGATGATCGGTTGCTGATTGTCGCCACCGACCGAATTTCCGCCTTCGATGTCGTACTACCGACGGGAATTCCTCACAAAGGGAAGGTCCTGACCCAGCTCTCCCGCTTCTGGTTCCAGAAAATGCAATCGCTCGTGCCTAACCACCTGATCACAACCGTTCCCTGGGAGGTGGACGAGCGTCTGAAACCCTACCGGGATGTGCTCTGGCAAAGGAGCATGATCGTGTGGCGCACTGAGGTTGTTCCCATCGAGTGCGTCGTGCGGGGTTATCTGGCAGGGTCCGGCTGGAAGGAATACAGAGAGTCGGGCTCCGTCTGTGGTGTGAAGCTCCCGCCCGGTTTGATGGAATCGGCGAAACTCCCGGAACCCATCTTCACCCCGGCAACTAAGGCCGAAGAGGGCCATGACCTCAACATTAGCGAAGCGGAGATGGCCCGTCGGATCGGTTCGGAACTGACCCAGAAACTCAAGCACCTGAGCCTGACCATCTACAGTCAGGCGGCTGCTCACGCCCTCGAGCGTGGTATCATCCTCTGTGATACCAAATTCGAGTTCGGCGTGCGGGATGGACAGATCATCTGGATTGACGAAGCCCTCACGCCGGATTCGTCGCGATTCTGGGCCGTGGCTGACTATCGCCCGGGAATCCCCCAACCGTCTTTCGATAAACAGTACGTGCGCGATTATCTGGAGACCATTGGATGGAACAAAGAACCTCCAGCTCCCCCGCTTCCCGATGAGATTGTTGAGAAAACCTCTTCGAAGTACCTGATGGCATACCGCATCCTCACGGGCGAAGAGTTGACGGTATGAGCGTAACCGACATTGCGATTCTTTTCATCATGGCAATTTCGACGCTCATCGGATTTGCCCGAGGGTTGCTGCGAAGTACGCTGACGACGGCAGCCGCCTTGGGAGGGATCGTCGTGGCGGCTTCGCACTACCCCCGGCTGGCTGGTGTTGTGCGACCGGCGTTTGAAACCGATCTCGTGGCCAACCTGACGGCCTTCCTGACCATTTACCTTGCTGTTCTGGTGGTCGCCTTCGTTGTTTCACGCTTGCTGCGACGGACCCTGGAGAAGGCACGCCTTGGATGGCTTGATTCCCTCGGCGGCGCGGCCTTCGGACTGGCGCGAGGGTGGGTCGCCT
This genomic interval carries:
- a CDS encoding TlpA disulfide reductase family protein, yielding MMKSAFALLIVGLIAGGAGFIVSRMDQSKKSDHVFTALDGSRVDLSALKGKIVVLSFGATWCPPCWEELPVLEELAEKYKNHPVAFYWVSIDDTEMSDEKLRQELKEKAPRFGFRVPVLRDPEAGLLVEHKVDGVPALLIFDREGKLVGQPHLGFDGREAFLRDLSTTIDSLLKRIQP
- a CDS encoding phosphoribosylaminoimidazolesuccinocarboxamide synthase, which translates into the protein METHIPVLPLLRRGKVRDIYAIGDDRLLIVATDRISAFDVVLPTGIPHKGKVLTQLSRFWFQKMQSLVPNHLITTVPWEVDERLKPYRDVLWQRSMIVWRTEVVPIECVVRGYLAGSGWKEYRESGSVCGVKLPPGLMESAKLPEPIFTPATKAEEGHDLNISEAEMARRIGSELTQKLKHLSLTIYSQAAAHALERGIILCDTKFEFGVRDGQIIWIDEALTPDSSRFWAVADYRPGIPQPSFDKQYVRDYLETIGWNKEPPAPPLPDEIVEKTSSKYLMAYRILTGEELTV
- a CDS encoding CvpA family protein, which gives rise to MSVTDIAILFIMAISTLIGFARGLLRSTLTTAAALGGIVVAASHYPRLAGVVRPAFETDLVANLTAFLTIYLAVLVVAFVVSRLLRRTLEKARLGWLDSLGGAAFGLARGWVACSVAYLALLAFPLKTEIIHPSITKPYLERGVALLSQLITDELRQTLHPKESVPGKEPTHPSTQRKDARA